Part of the Subtercola frigoramans genome, ACAGAATGTCGATCCCTAAGGAGAAAAGCACAATGAACGACACCATCACCGTCACCGGAATTATCGCGACCACCCCGAGGAGCATCACCACCGACGAGGGCCTTGCGATTAGCTCGTTCCGGTTGGCGTCCATGCAACGCCGCTACAACTCGGCCAGCAAAGAAGCCCGCGAAGAAACCAACTGGTACACCGTCACCACCTTCCGGGCCCTCGCCGAACACGTCGCTGCGTCCTTGAACAAGGGCGATCACGTCATCGTCACCGGCAGCGTGCACATCCGAGACTGGGACAACGACGGCAAGACCGGAACCACCGTCGAGATCGAAGCCAACAACGCAGGCCCCGACCTCGTCTTCGGCACCAGCCTCTACACCAAAACCCCCACAGCCAATGGGGACACCGTGGGGGCCGAGCCGGTCGGTGACAGCGACAACCCCTTCTAACCACCATGCGGGGGTGCCGAACCTTGGTCCGGCACCCCCGCCCTTCCTCACAGCAAGGGGCTAAGAAGCCATGAGCCGCTCAATTGATGACACGCGGTCGCGCCCTATCGACGAATGGTGTCGGTGGGGCGTGATAGCAAGGGGCAATTAAACCGATAGCAGTTGGCAGACTGATATCAGGCTGCTATAAGAAAGAGCTAGGAGCATAGTGTGATCATCCTTGTCGGAAGCGAAAAGGGCGGCCCCGGTAAAACCACCGTCGCCATCAACCTCAGTGCCGAGTTCGCGCGCCTGGGCCGGGACGTGGTCCTCGTTGACGCGGACGCGCAACGCTCCGCCGCCCGCTGGCACGCCGACCGAGAAGAAGCCCGGATCACCCCGGTCATCGCGTCGGTTGAGAAACTCGGTAACGTCCGCGACACCCTGCTGGACCTCGACCACCGCTACGACATCGTCGTTGTCGACGTCGCGGGGAAAGACAGCAAAGAAATGCGCACTGGGATGACCGCCGCGCACAAGATGATCGTCACCGTCCGCCCCTCCCAACTTGACCTCGACACCCTCCCGCACATGAAAGACCTCGTCGACCAAGCACGCGACTTCAACCCGAACCTTGACGTCCGCGCCCTGCTCACCCAAGTCCCCACCAACGCCAACGGCACCGAGCACGAAGACGCCGCCGACTACCTCGCCGATTACCCCGAACTGAACCCGATGCGCACCGTCATCCACGAACGGAAGGCATACCGTGACGTGGTCGGGGAAGGCCGCGGCGTCGTGGAATGGAACAACCCCAAAGCCCGCGCTGAGATCCAAGAACTCGCCGGGGAGCTGATGGCCAAATGAGCATCAAGAAACGCCCCGCCGCCACTTCTCGGGACGCCGAAATCGAGGCATTCGGCGCTGCCGCCGAAACACCCACCCCACTCCTCGAGCCGGTCTTGCCTGCTAAAGCGCGGCCGCCGGCGCAGACGAAAGCAATCCTGCTCCGACTGACCGCTGAACAGCACGCTCTGCTAGCGGACGTCGCGGCCAGCGACGGTCGCAGCATGAACGCCATGATCCTGCGCATCCTCATCCCCGAACTCGAACGCCGCGCCACGCGTTAGGAGCACCCGCGGCGTCGGGCCCGGGGGATCTGTTAGCCGAGAAGGAACCGGAAGGTCTCGGCGAGGTCCTCGACGACGACGCGGCGGTCGACAAAGAACGTCGCACCGCTGGATTTTCGAAGTCGCCCCTCAGGCGAATCGGACCCGATGTAGCCCATCCGCTCGAGATCGTTCAGGCCCTCCCGAACCGACGCGGGACTCATGTCCACCAAGTCCCGGAGCTCGGGAAACGTCATCGGCCGATCCAGCAGATGTCGGAGCAGAACCACGCGGGAGCGTGCGGAGTACATCTCCTGAAAGCACACCACCCGCTCGGGCACGCCGGCCATCATGCTGTCTGCTCTGGACATGCCCCACATTCTGGGACAAAATACTTCACGCTGTCAGCAGCGACGCGCCGAATCTGACGATCCGTCGCCAATCAGGACGAGATTAAACAGAAATTCCCTACAATCCGCAGAAAACCAAGGAACACCCATTCCGAGCCGATGTGATCGGACAGCACTGAAACACCCCCGTTTCGGCCTTCAAGGGCAAATTCGGGCCGCGACACACCCCCCGAATGGGGTTGAAAACGGTATTTGAGAGTTGCAAACTATCTCCAACAGACCGGCACCGGTAGCTGGTTCCGGTCGCTAAAACAGTTCGGAGAGGGTGACGGTTCAAATGGTGGATTCAGTGACGGAAAATGTTCGAACTGTTCACGTCTTCCCCGGCGCAAGCAGCGCCGACGAGTACACCGAAGACGACTTCACCCCGCACGACCACCCCACCCCGCACGTCGCCCCAGCATCCGAGCTAACGGCACCTGAAGACGTCAGCACGTCGGAGTTCGCGGACGAAGTGCCGCGTTCGGCCGATACCGACGGGTCGGCGGCTGTCCGCAGCTCGATCTTCGACAACCCAGCCGCGGGACTCACCGCGGCAGCGCACACACCGACCGTCCCGGCCGCAACCACGGGTGTGCGCGGGCTGCTCAGCCGGCTCGGCATCCGCATGGCACCCAGCGCCCACGAACTCGCCGAACTCGGGCGGGCCGACGCTCGCCGCCAAGACGAAACCGTTGTCCGCCAGGCAACCTGGACCCGCGCCGTGTCCGTGCTCGTCGCCAACCCGAAAGGCGGCACGGGGAAAACACCGACCGCGCTCATCCTCGGCGGCGTCCTCGCCTCGATCCGCGGCGGTTCCGTCGCCGTCGTCGAAGTCGCCGACGACCCCGGCGCGCTCACCTTCCGCGCCGAAGGAAACCCCGCCCTCGGGCTTGGCGACCTGATGCGAGACGTCGACCAGATCACCAACGCCGGACAACTCGCCGGCTACACCGCCCCACAAACCTCCTTCGCCGCTGTTATCGGGTCGACCGGGCGCAGGCCGCGCCTCACCGGCGAAGCGGTCGTCGACATCTCCCGCGTCATCGACGAGTTCTACGCCATCCGGGTCATGGACTCCGGTAACCAACCCACCTCCTCAGCGTTCCAAGGAGCCGTGTCCGTTGCCGACGCGCTCGTCATCCCCGTCATGAACGCCGGAGACTCCACCCTCGAAGCCATCCGGCTCCTCACCGAACTCCGCGCCGCCGGCGGCCCCGCAGCCGCCCTCGCCAACAGGGCCATCGCCATCCGACTCATCGACGGCCGACCCGAAAACGCTGCCGTCACCGACGAAGTCACCAGACTCCTCACCGAAGCCGGAATCAGCACCATCCACGACATCCCCTACGACCGGCACATCGCCGAACGCGGCCAAATAACCCTCGCCACCCTCACCCCCGCAACAGCCGACGCGTTTACTTCAGCGGCGGCAACGGTCGTGAAGACATTGCAAACGGCAGCACGAACCACCACCAATACCAGAAAGGTCTCGGCATGACCGGCATCACCCTCCGCGCGGCAGCATACGTCGCCTCCATCGACAACCCACTCAACGGGATCCTGCCGGACTTCTCCATCTTCGGCGTCCAATTCACCGAGCTCTGGCAGAAACTCGTCGCCGGAATTTGGGCGATCGCAATCGTCATCGCCGTTATCTACCTCATCATGGGTGTCGGCTCCATGGCCTCCGCGTCCGGCGTCAACGCCAACCCCATGGCCCACGCCGAAGGACGAAAAAAAGCAACCAACGCCGCCATCGCCCTCGGCATCCTCGCCGCCCTCGCCGTCATCGTAGGAGCAATCCTCGCCGTTGTCAGCTGAGCCAACCAGAGGCACCCTTTACCTATGCAGACCTACACCGCATCCGGACGCAGCCGCTGGCCCTGGATCATCGGCGGGGCCGTCATCCTCATCGCCGTCATCGTCGCGATCATCTACGGCACCAGCCACGGAACCACCACCACCGCAGACCCCACCACGACAGCTTCCCCTTCCGCCAGCCCCAGTGCG contains:
- a CDS encoding single-stranded DNA-binding protein, which gives rise to MNDTITVTGIIATTPRSITTDEGLAISSFRLASMQRRYNSASKEAREETNWYTVTTFRALAEHVAASLNKGDHVIVTGSVHIRDWDNDGKTGTTVEIEANNAGPDLVFGTSLYTKTPTANGDTVGAEPVGDSDNPF
- a CDS encoding AAA family ATPase, coding for MIILVGSEKGGPGKTTVAINLSAEFARLGRDVVLVDADAQRSAARWHADREEARITPVIASVEKLGNVRDTLLDLDHRYDIVVVDVAGKDSKEMRTGMTAAHKMIVTVRPSQLDLDTLPHMKDLVDQARDFNPNLDVRALLTQVPTNANGTEHEDAADYLADYPELNPMRTVIHERKAYRDVVGEGRGVVEWNNPKARAEIQELAGELMAK
- a CDS encoding winged helix-turn-helix domain-containing protein, with the protein product MSRADSMMAGVPERVVCFQEMYSARSRVVLLRHLLDRPMTFPELRDLVDMSPASVREGLNDLERMGYIGSDSPEGRLRKSSGATFFVDRRVVVEDLAETFRFLLG
- a CDS encoding nucleotide-binding protein; translated protein: MTENVRTVHVFPGASSADEYTEDDFTPHDHPTPHVAPASELTAPEDVSTSEFADEVPRSADTDGSAAVRSSIFDNPAAGLTAAAHTPTVPAATTGVRGLLSRLGIRMAPSAHELAELGRADARRQDETVVRQATWTRAVSVLVANPKGGTGKTPTALILGGVLASIRGGSVAVVEVADDPGALTFRAEGNPALGLGDLMRDVDQITNAGQLAGYTAPQTSFAAVIGSTGRRPRLTGEAVVDISRVIDEFYAIRVMDSGNQPTSSAFQGAVSVADALVIPVMNAGDSTLEAIRLLTELRAAGGPAAALANRAIAIRLIDGRPENAAVTDEVTRLLTEAGISTIHDIPYDRHIAERGQITLATLTPATADAFTSAAATVVKTLQTAARTTTNTRKVSA